The following are from one region of the Actinoplanes sp. L3-i22 genome:
- a CDS encoding nitroreductase family deazaflavin-dependent oxidoreductase, whose translation MIFSDDRLRAMYSGGRGNATARRFARFWAAVHATGITPPRWITLEVPGRRTGRRTRFPLGMTDWQGHWYLVPMLGEDCNWVRNVRAAGGKAVIRHGRARECRLVEIPVADRPPILRCFLEQVPGARPHLPIDRHAAPAEFASIAGRYPAFRVDIAEPAR comes from the coding sequence ATGATCTTCAGTGACGACCGGCTGCGCGCCATGTACTCCGGCGGCCGGGGCAACGCCACCGCCCGCCGGTTCGCCCGGTTCTGGGCCGCTGTCCACGCGACCGGGATCACCCCACCGCGCTGGATCACCCTCGAGGTTCCCGGGCGCCGCACCGGACGCCGCACGCGCTTCCCGCTCGGCATGACCGATTGGCAGGGTCACTGGTATCTGGTGCCGATGCTGGGCGAGGACTGCAACTGGGTCCGCAATGTCCGGGCCGCCGGCGGCAAGGCTGTCATCCGGCACGGGCGGGCCCGCGAGTGCCGGCTGGTCGAGATCCCGGTCGCCGATCGGCCGCCGATCCTGCGATGCTTCCTGGAGCAGGTCCCCGGCGCCCGCCCGCACCTGCCGATCGACCGGCATGCGGCGCCAGCGGAGTTCGCGTCCATCGCCGGCCGGTACCCGGCGTTCCGGGTCGACATCGCGGAGCCGGCCCGATGA
- a CDS encoding TetR/AcrR family transcriptional regulator: MEQRPMASGLTRRNRRLTDVETRDRMLRAAIEMINRDGLTVSLEHLSFEAIIRAAEVSRSSAYRHWQYKDQFFGDVVKELARTAGAPVVRDEIGLLKEILAEKKEWLSTPRGRHDLIVELIRRLAHFDLRAVLASPAWRTYHALCATVTGLADGDLRAQVQAALAESEQARITRIAGAWQTLAGAFGYRLRPELNAGFDTLAAVLSVNLHGMIITEIAAPEIAGRETVAGPFGAPADQRWSLSALSLAGVAMMFLEPDPDAEWGDLRLVHLYQAVDEWAARDN, translated from the coding sequence ATGGAACAGCGACCCATGGCCAGCGGTTTGACCCGGCGCAATCGGCGTCTGACCGATGTCGAGACCCGGGATCGGATGCTGCGGGCCGCCATCGAGATGATCAATCGAGATGGCCTCACCGTGAGCCTTGAGCACCTCAGCTTCGAGGCGATCATCCGGGCCGCGGAGGTGTCCCGGAGCAGCGCCTACCGCCACTGGCAGTACAAGGACCAGTTCTTCGGCGACGTGGTCAAGGAACTGGCCCGCACCGCCGGCGCGCCGGTCGTCCGGGACGAGATCGGCCTGCTCAAGGAGATCCTGGCCGAGAAGAAGGAATGGCTGTCGACCCCGCGCGGGCGGCACGACCTGATCGTCGAGCTGATCCGGCGGCTGGCTCATTTCGACCTGCGGGCGGTGCTCGCGTCGCCGGCCTGGCGGACCTACCATGCGCTCTGCGCCACCGTCACCGGCCTGGCCGACGGCGATCTGCGGGCCCAGGTCCAGGCCGCGCTCGCCGAATCGGAACAGGCCCGGATCACGCGCATCGCCGGTGCGTGGCAGACCCTGGCCGGGGCGTTCGGCTACCGATTGCGGCCCGAGCTCAACGCCGGATTCGACACCCTCGCCGCGGTGCTGAGCGTCAACCTGCACGGCATGATCATCACCGAGATCGCGGCGCCGGAGATCGCCGGCCGGGAGACCGTCGCCGGCCCGTTCGGCGCACCGGCCGACCAGCGCTGGTCGCTGTCGGCGCTGAGCCTCGCCGGCGTGGCGATGATGTTTCTCGAGCCCGACCCGGACGCCGAGTGGGGCGATCTCCGGCTGGTGCACCTGTATCAGGCTGTCGACGAGTGGGCGGCGCGGGACAACTGA
- a CDS encoding YceI family protein, whose product MTAPAARPRRRRRWWWALGITVTLVLALLATAAAAVALQPAPAPLTLPAAAAPASRPLAGHWRITSGSVAGFRVEQRFLGASSDVTGRTEAVTGTMTVRDNRIDAVEANIDLLSLTDNGKQLAPQFGTSLATDRFPAATVRLTTPVPLDDAFVTGSATTLEATGQLTLHGVTRTITAVVTAQRDASRLVVTGSVPIRFADWNLAGPKGYGALGSLADHGTAEFLFFLQEG is encoded by the coding sequence ATGACCGCCCCCGCGGCCCGGCCCCGCCGGCGACGCCGGTGGTGGTGGGCACTCGGCATCACCGTGACGCTCGTGCTCGCCCTGCTGGCGACAGCGGCGGCGGCCGTCGCGCTTCAGCCCGCTCCCGCACCGCTCACCCTCCCGGCCGCCGCCGCTCCCGCGTCCCGGCCGCTGGCCGGACACTGGCGGATCACTTCCGGGTCGGTGGCCGGCTTCCGCGTCGAACAGCGCTTCCTCGGAGCGAGCAGCGACGTCACCGGGCGCACCGAGGCCGTGACCGGCACCATGACCGTACGCGACAACCGGATCGACGCCGTCGAGGCGAACATCGACCTGCTCTCCCTGACCGACAACGGCAAGCAGCTCGCACCGCAGTTCGGCACGAGCCTGGCGACGGACCGGTTCCCGGCCGCCACGGTCCGGCTCACCACGCCCGTTCCGCTCGACGACGCCTTCGTCACCGGATCCGCGACCACGCTGGAGGCCACCGGGCAACTGACCCTGCACGGCGTCACCCGGACGATCACCGCCGTCGTGACCGCCCAGCGCGACGCCTCGCGGCTGGTGGTCACCGGCTCCGTGCCCATCCGATTCGCCGACTGGAACCTCGCCGGCCCGAAGGGATACGGGGCACTGGGTTCGCTCGCCGACCACGGAACCGCGGAGTTCCTGTTCTTCCTGCAGGAAGGCTGA